The following is a genomic window from Methanococcoides sp. AM1.
CAGATATTGTATCACTTTAGGGGGAGTAACAACGTTAAGACAAAGATTTGTAATAGATACTACCGCTCTGACCGATCTTCAGACTCGGGAAATGATGGGGATCGATGATCTTTGTGAGGGGATGCGGACAATACTGGAACTGATCGCTGAATCAAGGCTCCATCTGCAGATCAGCTGTTATGTTCCGTTCCCGTCTGTATACAAGGAACTTCATGAGTTTGCAAAGAACAACGATTGTGATGATGAGGTTATTGCAAAGATAGATACATGGCTCGTTAAAAAGGCACCGGACAGGCATGATGTGAAGATACCATCCCATATTTTCCACGAGTATGTTGCATATATGCGCGAGCGCATCAACAAAGGTATGAACGTAGCAGAAGAAGCAATCAGGGAAGCATCCATACAATGCCTTTCTGTCAATCCCGAAACTGATGCCGGCTATGACATGGATAATGTGATCGATCGCGAGCTTATTGGTGGCATTGTAGGCAAGTTCAGGAACAAGTATCGTTCAGCACTTCGCTATGGCATCCTTGACAGCGCACCGGACATTGATGTGCTTCTGCTTGCAAAAGAATTGGATGCCGCAGTTGTTGCAAGTGATTATGGTATCCAGAAATGGGCAGAACAACTTGGGGTCAGGTTCGTACCTGCAACAACATTTCCCATGATGCTACAGGAATATCTTAAGCACACGCCTTCGAACGAGAAATTCAAAAAGTGAGTTTTAAGCACCGACGATAAACGAGACCAATGCGAAAAGCATTGCGAACTTGAATAGTTTTGAAGAGCGTGCAGCATTATTTTTTCCAAGGATCTGATAGACCGCCAGGAGGAAGAATATGTCTGCAATTGCCACAACGAAAAGATATCTTTCGTTCAGTATTGATTGAAGATAGGGTACAGGACTTGCCAGCATGGCAATAAAACCAAAAGCTGCTGCCACATAGGATGCTTTTTTTGACCCCATGACGATCGGTAATGTTCTTGCACCTTCTTTTTTGTCACCCTCCACATCCTCTATGTCCTTTACGATCTCACGGGCAATTGTGGCAAGGCTTGCCAGCAGGAAAAGAACGACCACTGCCTTAAGGCCTTCCATACCGAAAACTGCACCACCGAAAAGGAATGTGGAACCTGTAAGGTAACCTACCGAAGCATTGCCGAAGAAGGGAGTTCTTTTCAGGCTCTTTGCATAGAGTATCAGAACCAGTGAATTGAGCATGGCAATGATGCCACAAAGCACATTGACAAGAAATGCCATTGCGATCCCTGCACCAAAAAGTATGAGAGAGAAATAAAGGGCACTCTTTAATGGAACCCTGCCAGAGGGGATCGGTCTTGAAGGTTTGTTCACGGTATCGATGTCGATATCGAAATAGTCATTAAGCCCGTTTCCGGCACCTGTCACGAAAAAGACGATGAAAAATACAAGAGATGCATCATAAAATGAAATTGAGGCAGCTGAACCTGCTGATGAAAGAATGTTGTAAGCTATAAGGACACCAACCATTGTAGCAAAAGCTGCCATTGCACAATTGCCAGCACGCATAAGTTCGAGATAAGATCGCATCTTTATGTCCCCATTAAATAAAGTTACCTGCTGCGCCTGACCTCTAGCATACGATCAAGAGACTGTTTTGCATGCAAGCGAATATCTTCCGGCACGGTCACAATGTGTTCCATGTTCTCCAGTGAATACAGTACTGCTTCCAGATTTATCATCTTCATGTCAGAGCAGAAGGCAAATTTAGAAACAGGATAGAATCTTTTTCCGGGGTTCTCAAGCTCTAACTGGTGCATTATTCCCTGCTCTGTGGAAATAATAAAATCATTGCATGAAGAATCCTTTGCATACTTCAGCATACCTGTGGTACTGAACACATGGTCTGCATC
Proteins encoded in this region:
- a CDS encoding RNA ligase partner protein — translated: MMGIDDLCEGMRTILELIAESRLHLQISCYVPFPSVYKELHEFAKNNDCDDEVIAKIDTWLVKKAPDRHDVKIPSHIFHEYVAYMRERINKGMNVAEEAIREASIQCLSVNPETDAGYDMDNVIDRELIGGIVGKFRNKYRSALRYGILDSAPDIDVLLLAKELDAAVVASDYGIQKWAEQLGVRFVPATTFPMMLQEYLKHTPSNEKFKK
- a CDS encoding geranylgeranylglycerol-phosphate geranylgeranyltransferase, whose translation is MRSYLELMRAGNCAMAAFATMVGVLIAYNILSSAGSAASISFYDASLVFFIVFFVTGAGNGLNDYFDIDIDTVNKPSRPIPSGRVPLKSALYFSLILFGAGIAMAFLVNVLCGIIAMLNSLVLILYAKSLKRTPFFGNASVGYLTGSTFLFGGAVFGMEGLKAVVVLFLLASLATIAREIVKDIEDVEGDKKEGARTLPIVMGSKKASYVAAAFGFIAMLASPVPYLQSILNERYLFVVAIADIFFLLAVYQILGKNNAARSSKLFKFAMLFALVSFIVGA